The Serratia nematodiphila DZ0503SBS1 sequence TGCTGGGGTCGCCGGCGGTGGCGCTGATGATAGCCCTGCTGCTGGCCTTCTACTTCCTGGCGCTGCGCCGCGGCTGGAGCCTGCAACACACCGGTGACGTAATGGGCGCCGCGCTGCCGACCGCCGCGGTGGTGATCCTGGTGACCGGCGCGGGCGGCGTGTTCGGCAAGGTGCTGGTGGAATCCGGCGTCGGCAAGGCGCTGGCGGAAGTGCTGACGGCCATCGGCCTGCCGCTGGTGCCCGCCGCGTTTATCATTTCGCTGGCGCTGCGCGCTTCGCAGGGTTCCGCCACCGTGGCGATCCTGACCACCGGCGGCCTGTTGTCGGAAGCGGTCAGCGGGTTGAATCAGCTGCAGCTGGTGCTGGTGACGCTGGCGACCTGTTTTGGCGGGCTGGGGCTTTCCCACGTCAACGACTCCGGTTTTTGGATCGTCACGCGCTATCTGGGGCTGTCGGTGGCCGATGGCCTGAAGACCTGGACGGTGCTGACCACCCTGCTCGGCCTGAGCGGCTTTCTGTTCACCTGGCTGTTGTGGCTGGCGGTGTGATTTCTCTGGCATACTGAACGCCGTTGTTTTTCATCGCCTTTCACCCTGTGCAGGAGCAGCAACATGACCGTAATCAACACCGCGCCAACGCTTATCACCGAACGCCTGCGGCTGGACGCGCACACGCTGGACGACTTCGACTCGCTGGCCGCGCTGTGGGCCGATCCGCTGGTGGTGCGCTATATCGGCGGCACGCCGCGCGACCGGGAAGACTCCTGGGGGCGCCTGATGCGCTACGTCGGCCACTGGGCGCTGTTGGGATACGGGTATTGGGCGGTGCGTGACAAACAGAGCGGCGAGTATCTCGGCAGCATCGGCTTCTCCAACTTCCTGCGCGACATCACCCCGGCGCTCGACGCGCCGGAAATGGGCTGGACGCTGGTGAGCTCGGCGCACGGCAAAGGCTACGCCACCGAGGCGCTGCGGGCGGCGCTGGCCTGGGGTAAAACGCACCTGCCTGGCAAGCAAACCGTCTGCATCATCTCACCGGAAAACCAGGCTTCGCTGGCGCTGGCGAAAAAAGTCGGCTTTAGCGAAAGCCACCGCAGCGAGTATCACCAGAGCCCGATCGTCGTGATGCATTGCCCGCTTTGAATGCCTAAGTGCGTTGCGCCGCCAACGCCGTCTGAATGAAGTTGTCCCGCAGCGCATCGGCGCGCTGCGGATCCCAGGCGATACCGACCTGCCACTCCGTCTCCTCGCCGCTCAGCGGTAAAATGTCGATGCCGGCCGGCGCGATATGCGTGATGCTGTGCGGCAGCAGCGCGACACCGACGCCGGCGGCAACCAGCGCCAGCAACGTCTGGATATCGCCGGCCTGCTGCACCACGTTCGGCGTCAACCGGTGGGCGGCGATAAACCGCAGCGACTGATCGCTGAGCCCGCGCCCGCGTTTGGGAGTCAACTGCAACAGCGGCAGCTGATTGAAACGCGCCATCAGATCGTCGGCGCGCAGCGCCAGCGCGCCCGGCGCGGCCAGCACCAACCGATCGCTCAGCAATGCCACGCCGCACAGCGGCGTATTGACCGGCAAGCGCACGAACCCCGCCTGCAACTCTCCCTGCAGCAACAGCTGATACTGGCGTTCCGACGGCAAGTCCTCCAGGCCGATCGCCACCTCGGGAAACCGTTGGCGAAAGGCTGCCACCAGCTGCGGCGCCAGATGAAAGCTGGAAAGGCCAAACCCCAGCGCCAGCCGCCCCGCTTCCCCGAGCGCCACCCGCCGCGCGCGCCGCTGAAACTGCTGGTACTGCTCCACCAGCGCCTGCGCTTCCGGGTAGAGCCGCTGCCCGCCGGCGGTGAGCACCGCCCCCTGTCGGCCACGCTCGAACACTCGAACGCCGAGCTGGGTTTCCAGCGCCTGAATTTGCTTGCTCAGCGCCGGTTGGCTGATGCATAGCCGGCTCGCCGCCTGCCGATAGTTGCCCTGTTCAGCCAGCGCCACCAGGGCGCGCAGTTGTTTTATATCCATTCCATTAGGTTATCGAATAGGGAATTTAATTGATTATACAGTAATCAAACCACCTGCTGTAATCAACGCAGACCCTAATCGGAGAGACACCATGACCATCTCATTACGCGCCGCCACGGTGCAATTCCAGCATCGCGCCAACGATAAGAATTACAACCTGTCGACTATCGAGCGCTTTATCGCTCAGGCGGCCGAGCAGCAGGTACAGCTGCTGGCCTTCCCGGAAATGTGTATCACCGGCTATTGGCACGTGCGCCATCTGTCCGCCGCCGAAGTGCGGGCGCTGGCGGAACCGATCGCGTCCAGCCCTTCGCTGGCGCGCATTCGCCCGCTGGCTGAGCGTTACAATATGGCGATCGGCGTCGGGCTGATCGAACTGGGCGACGACGGCCGTTGCTACAACGCCTACGCCGTATGCCTGCCGGACGGCGCGCTGCATGTGCACCGTAAACTGCACGCCTTCGAACACCCGGCTATCGCTAGCGGCGATCGCTATACGGTGTTCGACACTCCCTGGGGCGTGCGCGTGGGCGTATTGATCTGTTGGGACAACAATCTGGTGGAGAATGTGCGCGCGACGGCGCTGCTGGGCGCGGAGGTGTTGATGGCCCCGCACCAGACCGGCGGCACCCATTCGCGCAGCCCGCACGGCATGAAGCCGATCCCACAGGCGCTGTGGCAGCGGCGAGCGGAAGATCCGCAGGCGATAGAGGCCGCCTTTCGCGGCGAACACGGCCGCGGCTGGCTGATGCGCTGGCTGCCCTCGCGCGCTCATGACAACGGGCTGTTTTTGTTATTCAGCAACGGCGTGGGCCGCGATGACGATGAGGTACGCACAGGCAATGCGATGATCCTCGATCCCTACGGCCGCATCGTAGCGGAGACCTGGGCGGCGGAAGACCGGCTGGTCAGTGCCGATCTCGATCTGACGCTGATCCCGCTCAGTACCGGACGCCGCTGGATTTACGGACGCCGCCCCGAGCTGTACGGTTTACTGACCGAACCGCAAGGCTATGAGCGCGATGCCCGCAGCGCGCGCTTTTCGACGCAGCCTACGGGGCGCAGCGGCTAATGACAGATAAAAAAAATCCGCCCGAAGGCGGATTTTTTATCCGCGCGGCAACCTGTGCCGCGCATTCACGCCCGCAGGCATGAAGAAATCTTAGAAGCGGTAGCCTACGCCAACGTTCCAGCTGCCAACGTCCACGCTGCGGATGCGGCTCTGCTCGTAGCCAACGTCCAGGGCAACGTTTTCGATTGGGTTGAACTGCAGACCTGCACCGTAGGTGAAGCCGTAGTCGCTGTTGCCACCTTTGTTACCGCCAGCCTGGGCGTTGTCGATGTTTTTGCCGTAGCCAACACCGATCACACCGTAGATGCTCGCCCAGTCGTTGAAGCGGTAAGCTGGACCTGCGGTGATAGAATCGTACTGAGATTTCTTGTAGAAACCGCTTTCAGAACGATTTTTTTCCAGGTGGGTGAAGGAGCCGATCACACCCAGTGGGTTGTTGTCGAACTCGTAACGGTATTTCAGGTTGAAACCGTTGGCCTTGTTAGCAACGCCTTGGAGATCACCCTGCGCATAGCCAGCGGATACGGTGCTCTGACCAGCGAATGCGGTACCTGCGCTAACTGCTAATACGCAAGCTGCTACTGCGGAAAGACATGCAATTTTTTTCATAACCACCTCAAACGCGTTTTATTATTAAGTACATCCATTTGTTCATGCTTTGAAAATATAACAAAAATTAGCGTGAAACTCTGCCTTGAAATGAGTGTCTAATGCTTTATATCGTGTAACAGAAGATTTCAAGAACAGTGTATCTGCTTCTTTTCGCTCTATTTTCGGCCGTATTCTACGGCTTTCTGTGACAAAAATCACCAATTTAATATCCAGATAATTCTTAAGAAAAAGCGCACTTTTTGACCAAATCCGCCACATCTCATCCGAGGATCGGCGGATTTCACCGCGATGCGCGCTTTTCTCAGACAGATTTTCGCCATTTCATTTACACTGCTCGCATCCCCGTTTCGACCGTTTTCTCAAGGCTGAGGAACGGCGCAAAAAAGGCCCGTTAAGGATGTCGTTATCTACTTCCGGCAGAGCGCCCTCCGCGCTGCTGCCCATCTGTCTGTTAATCATCGCCATGGTGTCTATCCAAAGCGGTGCCTCGTTAGCCAAAAGCCTGTTCCCGATCGTGGGCGCGGAAGGCATTACGACGCTGCGTCTTTTCATCGGCACCCTGATTCTGTTCATTATCTTCCGCCCGTGGCGTATGCGCATCGTCGCCGGCAGCCGCTTGCCGCTGTTGATTTACGGCCTGTCGCTCGGCGCGATGAACTACCTGTTCTACCTGTCGTTGCGCACCGTGCCGCTCGGCATCGCCGTGGCGCTGGAGTTTACCGGCCCGCTGGCGGTGGCCATGTTCTCGTCGCGGCGGCCGATTGACTTCCTTTGGGTGGCGTTGGCGATCGCCGGGCTGTGGTTCCTGCTGCCGCTTGGTCACGACGTAGGCGGAATCGACCCGTTGGGTGCCGCCTGCGCACTCGGCGCCGGCGCCTGCTGGGCGGTGTATATCATCTTCGGCCAGAAGGCCGGCGGCGATCACGGCCCCGGCACGGTGGCGCTCGGCTCGCTGATCGCCGCGTTGGTGTTCTGCCCGATCGGCGCCTGGCAAACCGGCAGCGTGCTGTTCAACGTTGAGATTCTGCCGATAGCGCTGGCGGTGGCGATCCTCTCCACCGCGCTGCCTTATTCGCTGGAGATCATCGCGCTGCCCAAAATTCCGGCGCGCACCTTCGGCACCTTGATGAGCCTGGAACCGGCGATGGCGGCGTTATCCGGCATGCTGTTCCTCGGCGAACACCTGAGCGGCGTGCAATGGCTGGCGCTGGCGGCGATCATCGCCGCCTCCATGGGCTCCGCCCTCACCATTCGCCCCAAACCTCGCCTCGAAAGCCTTTCCTGATGACCCGACTCGCCTGCAGACCGCAACGTCGGAATGCAGGCGGGTTAACTGTTTTCCTCGTGACAAGTCGGCATACTTCCCCTTAGCCTGTATCGCAGGCTCTTTGGACTTTCGCTCACATGGAGAATAACAGTGATTCACAACAGCCTGTTCAACCCACGCTTCGGCCGCGGACTCGCGCCGGCGCTGGTTTCAACCCTGACCGAATTGCGCCGATGCGACCTGCCAGAACTGGCGCTGGGGCATCACCCGATCGACGGCGACAACATCTTTATGGACGTGATGACGCTGACCACCGCGCCGGCGGCGGAAAAGCGCGCCGAAATGCATCAGGAATACATCGCGCTGCATCTGCTGATCAGCGGTGAAGAGCGCATCGAATACGGCCTGGCGGGCAATGGGCATCGCGAACAACCCCACACGGAGAATAGCGATCTGCTGCTGCTGGACATCAAACGCCACCCGCAAACGCTGCACATGACGCACGGCATGTTCGCCCTCTTTTTCCAGATGGAACCGCACAAGACCGGCTGCGTGTGGCAGCGGCCGCAGCACATCAAGAAAGCGGTGGTGAGGATCCATCACCGTCTGCTGCTGTGAACCTGCAGCAGCGCCCGTAGAAAATCGGCGGCCTGGCGGGGTGAACGCAGGCGCACGAAACGGCGCCCGGCGTCGGGACGAGCCATCTCCGCCAGGTATTTTCGCCGGTTCTTCGAGTAAGTGCGGATCGTCCAAAGCACGATCGACTCGCGGCTGAAGAAAGAACGGCGGAAGCTTTCCCGATTGCCGGTGCCCGGCCACAGCTCGCTTTTGCCGGCCGCGCGTCGGCACGCGCGGCGCACGGCCTGCCACAACGTGCGGCCGAAACCGTAGTCCAGCCACAGAATATAATCGACCTCGCGCCACTTGACCGGCTGCGTGCGGCTGTAATTGCCGTCCAGCACCCAGCCATCCCCCGCTTCGGCCAGCGTCTGTTCAAGCCGCGCCAGGAACTCATCATCGGGCGTTCCCTGCCATTCAGGCCGCCAATACAGCCTGTCCATCTCGATATAGGGCACGCCAAGCCGTTCCGCCAGTTGACGCGCCAGGGTGCTTTTACCGCTGCCGCTGGTGCCGACGACGTTAATTTTCATTATTCGCCCTATAAAGAGAGAGGATAATTACCCTACTGTAGCGGCATCAATTACCGCTATCAATATGAATGGATGAGAAATTAACACCACGATAACAAAGCGGATATTTAGCCGAAACCCGCAGGCGAAAAAATAAAATAACCAAGGTAAATTTTCACAGCCATAAATAACAAATCAGTAAATGACAAATAATTATATTTTTCATGCTATTGCATTAAATAAAAATTCAACCAGACCCATTATCCGTAGGCTAACCCTATTTGTACAATAGCCATTTTCGTCCGGCAAAAATAAACAGCCCTGCTATAATTGATCCCGTAACGAAATAGGACAACGACTAATCAAGAGGATATCTGATATGAGTACCGCTAAACTGGTGAAAACGAAATCTTCTGATCTGCTGTATACCCGTAACGATCTGGACGAAAAAATCAAACTGGCCGCCATCAAGGCGCTGAACCACCAGGTCGTGCAATTCATCGATCTTTCGTTGATCACCAAACAGGCGCACTGGAACATGCGTGGCGCGAACTTTATCGCGGTTCATGAAATGCTGGACGGCTTCCGCACCGCCATCATCGAGCACCAGGACACCTTCGCCGAGCGCGTGGTGCAGCTGGGCGGCGTGGCGCTGGGCACCGTACAGGTGGTGAACGATCGCACGCCGCTGAAAAGCTATCCGACCAATATCCACAGCGTGCAAGAACACCTGAAAGCGCTGGCCGATCGCTATGGCGCGGTAGCGAACGACATCCGTAAAGCCATTACCGAAGTGGAAGACGAAGACACCGCCGATATGTTCACCGCCGCCTCGCGCGATCTGGACAAGTTCCTGTGGTTCATCGAATCCAACATCGAATAACGCCGCAACGCGTTGCAGACCGCCCGTCGTGCCGGGCAGAACAGGCTGGGCTTCGCCCGGCCTGTTTTCTTTTGTGCGGCCGTTGAATTGTGCAAAAAACGGCCCATATTAAACGGTAGGTTTCCCTTGTCAGGAGGTGATGATGGCCAGCGGCTGGGCGGCGGACGGCGCCGTACAAGATCAAATTGATTCCACCGTCGACGATGCGGTGCAGCGCGCGCGTGATGCGCTCGGGCATGGCGAGAGCGAACGCTATTGCCAGGAATGCGGAGAACCGATCCCCGAGGCGCGCCGCCAGGCGCTGAAGGGGGTGCGTTTTTGCGTCGCCTGCCAGGCCGAACAAGACAAAAAACACGCGGCCACCAGCCTGTACAACCGGCGCGGCAGCAAAGACAGCCAGTTGCGCTAGCATTATCATCTGCTCCCCTTTTTCCCCTCTCGCAGTCACGCTTGCACCGTCAGTGCATCATGAAAGTTAGAGTTAGTTATCAATATTGAAGCAAAAACGTTAAAGAACGGTTGTTTCACAGCCAAAATTTGGTTAATGATAGCCTCGTGCACCAAGATAATTCTTACGCACCATTTCGGTGCCTCATTGTGGTGCACAACCATAACTATTCGCCGTCACGGCACAACATCACGCAGTAACTCTTTGTTTTTATAGTAGTTGAAAACATGGCACGATTTTTTCATGGTACCAACTGCAATATAAAAAATGGGTAATCCGCAACCTGTACAGGAATTCCTCTCATGAAGTCGATTTTTAAAGTCTCCCTGGCCGCACTCTCCCTGGCCTTTGCCGTAAGTTCCCACGCAGCAGACAAACTGGTGGTCGCCACCGACACCGCTTTCGTTCCTTTTGAGTTCAAGCAAGGCGACAAATATGTCGGCTTCGACATCGACCTGTGGGCCGCCGTCGCCAAAGAGCTGAAGCTGGACTACACCCTGAAACCGATGGACTTCGGCGGCATCATTCCGGCGCTGCAGACCAAAAACGTCGATCTGGCGCTGGCCGGCATAACCATCACCGATGAGCGCAAGAAAGCCATCGACTTCTCGGACGGTTACTACAAGAGCGGCCTGCTGGTCATGGTCAATGCCGACAACAACAGCGTGAAAGGCATCGACGATCTGAATGGTAAAGTGGTGGCGGTGAAGAGCGGCACCGGCTCGGTGGATTACGCCAAGCAGCACATCAAAACCAAGGATCTGCGTCAGTTCCCGAACATTGACAACGCTTATATGGAACTGGGCACCAAGCGCGCCGACGCGGTGCTGCACGACACGCCAAACATCCTATACTTCATCAAAACGGCCGGCGCCGGCAAGTTCAAAACCGTCGGCGATTCGCTGGAAGCGCAGCAGTATGGCATCGCCTTCCCTAAAGGCAGCGATGCGCTGCGCGAGAAGGTGAACGGCGCGCTGAAAACCCTGCGTGAGAACGGCACCTATAACGAAATCTACAAGAAGTGGTTCGGCACCGAACCTAAGTAAGCGGTGAACTTGGCACGCTATTAACTTAAGCACAGGGGGTCGCTTAACCCCCTGCGCTTCGTTGTATCTGATACCCACGTTTGGGATCACCGGGAGAAATATCATGCAGTTCGACTGGAGCGCCATCTGGCCCGCCATTCCTATCTTGTTAGAGGGCGCCAAAATGACCCTGTGGATTTCGGTCCTCGGTCTGATTGGCGGCCTGATCATCGGCCTCGTCGCCGGCTTTGCCCGCACCTACGGCGGATGGATCGCCAACCACATCGCGTTGGTGTTTATCGAAGTGATCCGCGGCACGCCGATCGTGGTGCAGGTGATGTTCATCTACTTCGCCCTGCCGATGGCGTTCACCGATTTGCGCATCGATCCGTTCACCGCGGCGGTGGTGACCATCATGATCAACTCCGGCGCCTACATCGCGGAAATCACCCGCGGCGCGGTGCTGTCTATCCATAACGGTTTCCGCGAAGCCGGGCTGGCGCTCGGCCTGTCGCGCCGCGAAACCATCCGCTACGTCATTATGCCGCTGGCGCTGCGCCGCATGCTGCCGCCGCTGGGCAACCAGTGGATCATCAGCATCAAAGATACCTCGCTGTTCATCGTGATCGGCGTGGCGGAGCTGACCCGTCAGGGTCAGGAAATTATTGCCGGTAACTTCCGCGCGCTGGAAATCTGGAGCGCCGTGGCGGTTATCTACCTGATTATTACCCTGGTGCTGAGCTTCGTGCTGCGTCGTCTGGAAAGAAGGATGAAAATCCTGTGATTGAATTTAAAAACGTCTCCAAGCATTTTGGCCAAACCCAGGTGCTGCACAACATCGATTTGAAGATCGACAAAGGCGAAGTGGTGGTGATCATCGGGCCGTCCGGCTCCGGCAAATCCACCCTGCTGCGCTGCATCAACAAGCTGGAAGAGGTGACCAGCGGCGATCTGATCGTCGATGGCCTGAAAGCCAACGATCCGAAAGTGGACGATCGGTTGATCCGCCAGGAAGCCGGTATGGTATTCCAGCAGTTCTACCTGTTCCCGCACCTGACGGCGCTGGAAAACGTCGCCTTCGGCCCGATCCGCGTGCGCGGCGCGAAGAAGTCCGATGCGGAAAAGCTGGCGCGCGAGCTGCTGGCCAAGGTCGGTCTGGCGGAGCGCGCCCACCACTACCCGTCCGAGCTGTCGGGCGGCCAGCAGCAGCGCGTGGCGATCGCGCGCGCGCTGGCGGTGAAGCCGAAAATGATGCTGTTCGACGAGCCGACCTCCGCGCTCGATCCGGAGCTGCGCCACGAAGTGCTGAAGGTGATGCAGGATCTGGCCGAGGAAGGCATGACGATGGTCATCGTTACCCATGAAGTCGGCTTTGCCGAAAAAGTGGCGTCGCGCCTGATCTTTATCGACAAGGGCCGGATTGCCGAAGACGGCAACCCGCACGATCTGATCAACCATCCGCCAAGCCCGCGTCTGCAGGAATTCCTGCAGCACGTGTCCTGATCCTGGCGGTTTCACGGCGGGCGTTGCACGCGCCCGCCGCTTTCATTCCGCACGCTCTCCCACGCCCCGTCGCGCCACCTTTCCTACTATATTGATTGTTTTTCATCGTATTGCTTTTACATCCGCCGATCACAGAACGCCAAAGAGAGGAACCATGCCGCCAAACGCAGACTCCCGACGAGGTTCTCATCTGCGAGAACACCTGCTTTTCCTGCTGCTGCTGTTGACCCTGAACGTCTTCGCACCACCGGCGCTGGCGCAAAATGCGCCGCCCGCGCCCGCCGACAAGAGCGAGCAACAGAAAGCCGCCTACGCCGCGCTGGCTGAGCTGCTGCAAGACGACAAAGCGCGCGCGGAACTCATTAACCACCTGAAACAGACCGCCGGCGACGCCCCCGCCGCCGCGCCGGCAACGCCGGAGGAATCGACGCCCGCTACGCTGAGCGACAGCCTGAACTCGCTGGCGCAGGAAGGCATCGGCACCTTTAACCAAAAGCTCGGCGCGCTGCAAAAGCTGATCGACTCCGGCCCGAAGCGCGTTTTCAATCCCGCCGGCTTTTTCCGCGCGCTGGGCTACTTTCTGCTGACGGTGGCGGTCACCTTTGCGCTGTTCCACCTGATCCGGCGGCTGATCGCGCCGCTGTACAAGCGCATGGGCAGTTGGGGGCACAACGCCAGGCTGCAGCGCGGCCCGTGGTATAAGCGCCCCGCCGCCATTCTCGGCGCTTTCGCCATCGATCTGCTAGTGCTGCTGCTGGCGCTGGCGGCAGGCAACCTGTTTGCCCGCCACGTCCACGCCGACAGCGCCACCATCCTGCGGCTGCAGACCCTGTTTCTCAGCGCCTTCGCGGTGATTGAATTTTTCAAGGCGGTGCTGCGGCTGATTTTCGCCCCCAGCTTCGACTATCTGCGCCCATTCCCCTTCAGCGATCGGAGCGCGCGCTATTGGAACACCCGCCTCGCCTGGCTCAGCGGCCTGATCGGCTATGGCCTGATGGTGGTGGTGCCGGTGGTGGCGGTGCAGATCAGCTATTCGGCCGCCGCCGCCGTCAACCTGGTGGTGATGCTGGCGCTGACGCTGTACGCCATTTGGCTGATCCTGCACAACCGCAAACCGATACAGCAACAGATCAACCTGCTGGCCGAACGGTCGATGGCGTTTTTCAGCGTGATCCTGCGCGGGCTGGGGCATGTCTGGCATCTGTTGGCGATCGCCTATTTTCTGGTGTTGTTCGTGCTGTCCCAGTTCGACATCGGCAACAGCCTGCGCTTTATGATGAGCGCCACGGTGAAAAGCCTGTTGGTGGTCGGCGTCGGCGCGCTGCTGTCCGGCATGCTGACCCGCTGGATTTTCCGCCGCATTTCGCTGCCGACCGACGTCAATCTGCGCTATCCGATGCTCGAGCGGCGCATCAACTCTTACATCCCCAACGGGTTGAAGATACTGCGGGTGATGGTGGTGCTGGCAGTGACGCTGTTTCTGCTCGATGCCTGGCATCTGATCAACCTGTATCAATGGGCGGGCAGCGAAAATGGCCAGCGGACGCTCGGCGGGCTGGTGCATATTCTGCTGATCCTGTTGATCGCCGTGTTCAGCTGGACGCTGATGGCCAGCATCATCGAGCACCGCCTGGCGCTGGAGCTGAGCAACGGCGTGCGGCCGAGCGCGCGCGAACGCACGCTGCTGACGCTGTTTCGCAACGTGTTGGCTATCGTTATCAGCACCATCACCGTGATGATCGTGCTGTCGCAGATCGGACTGAACATCGCGCCGCTGCTGGCGGGTGCCGGCGCGCTGGGGCTGGCCATCAGCTTCGGCGCCCAGACGCTGGTGAAAGACGTGATTACCGGCGTGTTCATCCAGTTCGAAAACGGCATGAACACCGGCGAGTACGTCACCGTCAGCGGCATCACCGGCACCGTGGAGCGCATGACCATCCGCTCGATCGGCCTGCGCGACGACTACGGCGTCTATCACATCGTGCCGTACTCTTCGATCACCACGCTGGCCAACTATGCGCGTGAGTTCGGGGTATACCGCGCCAATTACACCGTCAGCCGCGACGAGGACATCGATCGGGTCAATGAGGTGCTGCATCAGGCCATCGAGGCGCTGAAGCAGGATGAACAGGTGAAGCATTTCCTGATTGGCGAGCCGGTCTTCAACGGCGTGGTGGCGCTGGGCGATCGCTCGTTCACCACCCGCGTGACGGTGCGCACGCAGGCGCTGAAACAGTGGGTGGTGCAATACGCCCTCGACCGGCTGGTGAAAATCCATTTCGATCGGGCCGGCATCGGCATGCCGCAGCAGGCGATGCAGATTTCCCGCGCACCGCAGCCGCATGACGAGCAGGCGCCGCCCGCGGCGATCTGAGGTTAGCGCCCGCGCCCGCAGGGCTGAGCGGCCAGGAAGGCCGCCACATCCTGCCGGTAGGCGTCGTATTGCACCGAGCGCGGGGCAAACAGGCCCACCACGTTGATCAGCCACGGATGGCGGGCGAACAGCGGCTTGACCATCACATGATCGGCCTCGTCGATGCGCGTCACCGTCAGCAGCGAGGCCGGGATCGTTTGCCGATACACGCGCTCGGTTTCGTCCGCGTCCACGTTGACGTCGCGCCCCCCCAGGATCAGGTGCACCGGCGTGACGAAATACCGCAATCCCGCCGTCGCGTCGCTGGCCATGTTGGCGCGGATAAAGCGCCAGCGGTCGGCGCTCAATGCAGCGGCGGCGCCAAACTCACGGCGGTACTGTTCGTAGCCGTCCGGCTGTTCGAGCAGCGTTTGGATGTGGCGCCAGTGCGCCTCGCGCGCGGCGATCGACGCTTCATCGTCCCCTGCCGCCACCATCGCCGCCCGGGTGTTGTAGCGCCCCTGCCGCAGCCAGTTGATCGCCGGCGCCACCGCCAGCGTAAACGCGATGTCGGGGCGCAAACGCGCCACCTCCGGCATCACCCACCCCGCCTGGCTGGTGCCCCACAGCCCCACGCAGCGCGCATCGAAGCGC is a genomic window containing:
- the glnQ gene encoding glutamine ABC transporter ATP-binding protein GlnQ, which codes for MIEFKNVSKHFGQTQVLHNIDLKIDKGEVVVIIGPSGSGKSTLLRCINKLEEVTSGDLIVDGLKANDPKVDDRLIRQEAGMVFQQFYLFPHLTALENVAFGPIRVRGAKKSDAEKLARELLAKVGLAERAHHYPSELSGGQQQRVAIARALAVKPKMMLFDEPTSALDPELRHEVLKVMQDLAEEGMTMVIVTHEVGFAEKVASRLIFIDKGRIAEDGNPHDLINHPPSPRLQEFLQHVS
- the ybiO gene encoding mechanosensitive channel protein — translated: MPPNADSRRGSHLREHLLFLLLLLTLNVFAPPALAQNAPPAPADKSEQQKAAYAALAELLQDDKARAELINHLKQTAGDAPAAAPATPEESTPATLSDSLNSLAQEGIGTFNQKLGALQKLIDSGPKRVFNPAGFFRALGYFLLTVAVTFALFHLIRRLIAPLYKRMGSWGHNARLQRGPWYKRPAAILGAFAIDLLVLLLALAAGNLFARHVHADSATILRLQTLFLSAFAVIEFFKAVLRLIFAPSFDYLRPFPFSDRSARYWNTRLAWLSGLIGYGLMVVVPVVAVQISYSAAAAVNLVVMLALTLYAIWLILHNRKPIQQQINLLAERSMAFFSVILRGLGHVWHLLAIAYFLVLFVLSQFDIGNSLRFMMSATVKSLLVVGVGALLSGMLTRWIFRRISLPTDVNLRYPMLERRINSYIPNGLKILRVMVVLAVTLFLLDAWHLINLYQWAGSENGQRTLGGLVHILLILLIAVFSWTLMASIIEHRLALELSNGVRPSARERTLLTLFRNVLAIVISTITVMIVLSQIGLNIAPLLAGAGALGLAISFGAQTLVKDVITGVFIQFENGMNTGEYVTVSGITGTVERMTIRSIGLRDDYGVYHIVPYSSITTLANYAREFGVYRANYTVSRDEDIDRVNEVLHQAIEALKQDEQVKHFLIGEPVFNGVVALGDRSFTTRVTVRTQALKQWVVQYALDRLVKIHFDRAGIGMPQQAMQISRAPQPHDEQAPPAAI
- a CDS encoding alpha/beta hydrolase family protein — translated: MRRIGLFIVALLLPALGWVIYVNDFRFVTEPVVVTAGGNRLTGTLVLPEHAPVKPGVVVFVHGDGPANASRDEGYYGIWETMAQQGYAVLAFDKPGVGGSGGNWLHQTMADRARETADIIDWARQDGRFDARCVGLWGTSQAGWVMPEVARLRPDIAFTLAVAPAINWLRQGRYNTRAAMVAAGDDEASIAAREAHWRHIQTLLEQPDGYEQYRREFGAAAALSADRWRFIRANMASDATAGLRYFVTPVHLILGGRDVNVDADETERVYRQTIPASLLTVTRIDEADHVMVKPLFARHPWLINVVGLFAPRSVQYDAYRQDVAAFLAAQPCGRGR